From one Henningerozyma blattae CBS 6284 chromosome 1, complete genome genomic stretch:
- the DIT2 gene encoding putative cytochrome P450 (similar to Saccharomyces cerevisiae DIT2 (YDR402C); ancestral locus Anc_5.493), which yields MFDIPLLYYPVFILVYLAYKVVFPPLNFPRNIPTIPFYVNFLPILFGIDQLDVFRLYLAEPLERYGAVKIFFGSRWNILVSKPEYLSQLFKDENTFAKSGNQKKIPYSVLAAYTGDNVISAHGAIWRKYRNAVTNGLQHFDDAPIWENTKLFRKLLSKKIENGNSNRLSMVPLIQRLALDNISNVALGFDFGTLKSDNCPLHQHLLHIKKKIFHPFFLTFPFFDRLPIPSRVKGFKEVESFRRELVRKVQDDLITNFKFEQTTFASSDLIRAYNREELNYKQLCDNMIIILIAGHENPQMALTSMFYFLAKYPEFQELIREEVKGITESKYLLELPILNSFIYEVLRYYPPLNSIINRCTTRACRLGSEIAIPKGVYVGYSNYGSSHNTKNWGEDHMEFKPERWGKEIESIHNNWKYAKNSCKITSFHGGRRVCLGEKLALTEIRITITEMVKHYKWKLPNDWQDRVTPAGPLSPWALELIFEERN from the coding sequence ATGTTCGATATTCCCCTTCTGTACTATCCCGTTTTTATTTTGGTCTATCTAGCTTATAAAGTTGTATTTCCTCCCCTTAATTTTCCAAGGAACATCCCTACAATTCCATTTTATGTGAATTTTTTGCCAATTCTGTTTGGCATTGATCAATTAGATGTTTTTAGATTATATTTGGCTGAACCCTTAGAAAGATATGGTGCcgtaaaaatattttttggttCACGTTGGAATATATTAGTTTCAAAGCCAGAATACCTATCACAGCTATTCAAGGATGAAAATACATTTGCTAAGAGTGGAAATCAGAAGAAGATTCCATATAGTGTACTTGCTGCTTATACCGGTGATAATGTCATTAGTGCCCATGGTGCAATCTGGCGTAAATACAGAAATGCAGTAACAAATGGGCTACAGCACTTTGATGATGCTCCTATTTGGGAAAATACAAAgttatttagaaaattgctttcaaagaaaattgaaaatgggAATAGTAATCGGCTTTCGATGGTTCCATTAATTCAAAGATTAGCATTggataatatttcaaacgTTGCATTAGGTTTTGATTTTGGAACATTGAAGTCTGACAACTGCCCCTTGCATCAACATTTGTTACacattaagaaaaaaatatttcatccATTTTTCTTAACATTTCCCTTCTTTGATAGACTTCCAATACCCTCACGTGTAAAGGGTTTCAAGGAAGTTGAGAGCTTTCGTAGGGAGTTAGTACGAAAAGTTCAAGATGATCTGATtactaattttaaatttgagCAAACAACTTTTGCTTCTAGTGATTTAATTCGTGCTTATAACAGAGAGGAACTAAATTACAAGCAATTATGTGAcaatatgattattattttgattgcAGGCCATGAAAATCCTCAAATGGCTTTAACAAGTATGTTTTACTTCTTGGCTAAATACCCTGAATTTCAAGAGTTAATTAGAGAAGAAGTTAAAGGTATTACTGAATCAAAATATCTACTTGAACTTCCAATCTTAAACtcttttatatatgaaGTATTAAGGTACTATCCTCCTttgaattcaataattaacCGTTGTACAACTAGAGCTTGTCGTCTGGGTTCTGAGATAGCTATTCCAAAGGGTGTCTATGTTGGCTACAGTAATTATGGTTCTTCTCATAATACTAAGAATTGGGGAGAAGATCATATGGAATTTAAACCAGAAAGATGGGGAAAGGAAATAGAAAGTATTCATAATAATTGGAAATATGCtaaaaattcttgtaaAATTACTTCATTTCATGGTGGTCGTCGAGTTTGTTTGGGTGAAAAGTTAGCACTCACTGAAATTAGGATAACAATTACAGAAATGGTCAAACATTACAAGTGGAAATTGCCAAATGATTGGCAAGATAGGGTGACTCCTGCTGGTCCGTTGTCTCCTTGGGCCctagaattaatttttgaagagCGCAATTGA
- the HPT1 gene encoding hypoxanthine phosphoribosyltransferase (similar to Saccharomyces cerevisiae HPT1 (YDR399W); ancestral locus Anc_5.491): protein MSEADKQYISYNNVHQLCQVSAARIKQFKPDIIIAIGGGGFIPARILRTFLKEPGIPTIRIFAIILSLYEDLNTVGSEAESVGVTVQRTQWIDYNQCKLDLVGKNVLIVDEVDDTRTTLHYALHELEKDAAEQAAAKGVDPKKDEKYKTNFGIFVLHNKLKPKKADLPADMLADENRYFAARHVPDQWLAYPWESVDIVYHTKRAIEQGNDVFME from the coding sequence ATGTCTGAAGCTGATAAACAATATATCTCCTATAATAACGTTCATCAATTATGCCAAGTCTCTGCTGCCAGAATTAAACAGTTTAAACCGGACATCATTATTGCCattggtggtggtggtttCATTCCAGCTAGAATACTGCGTACTTTCTTAAAGGAACCTGGTATTCCAACCATTAGAATTTTTGCCATTATTCTTTCTTTATACGAGGATTTAAACACTGTTGGCTCAGAAGCTGAATCTGTTGGTGTTACTGTTCAAAGAACTCAATGGATTGATTACAACCAATGTAAATTAGATTTAGTCGGTAAGAATGTTTTAATTGTTGATGAAGTCGATGATACTCGTACTACCTTGCATTATGCTTTACATGAACTAGAAAAAGATGCCGCTGAACAAGCTGCTGCTAAAGGTGTTGATCCAAAGAAggatgaaaaatataaaaccAATTTCGGCATTTTTGTTCTACATAACAAATTAAAGCCTAAGAAGGCTGATTTACCAGCTGACATGTTGGCGGATGAAAATCGTTATTTTGCTGCGAGACATGTTCCAGATCAATGGTTAGCTTACCCATGGGAATCCGTTGATATTGTTTACCATACTAAAAGGGCTATAGAGCAAGGCAATGATGTCTTTATGGAATAG
- the UTP5 gene encoding Utp5p (similar to Saccharomyces cerevisiae UTP5 (YDR398W); ancestral locus Anc_5.490), producing the protein MSSNTTPIVLSSYDASGQYFGYVSVALDRQRIAIEPVQKSGNLSTIVGADNNYFLLDDSSHNVSTLEWYYSSSADAQCIALGLNIGEIWIYSPLANDVIHKFSTGNSRAIKDIKVQGNSLWCIDADDVFYEFDIENFQLTQHFKVENCFQLNKLCLLPKDSKKLLVASHSIYLVDISKKEIILTFPGHVLPVTILKLLSSDFFLSGAHNDRFLNVYDLNTGLAKSILVAQSNVLELSHIGQDNIAITTEDGMVELFIDPLVNNKIKRRAAKSKQSNKQIRFKADREIPTPVINVFINQDILNVTLVQGASVPIFKQFQYKELPSEHTEMVSLLISNKSSNKLLYTNDVSSAINYAERSVKVTSGDNFKHVTDAIKEWELEGDEEEKKGEDGPVFKAFIDDLDSMSLQNIASKTGKKIKGGNFEKRAAGTMSVVLTQALQSNDHTLLETVLSRSNTNAIKDTIFRLKPVLAVVLLERLAEKIARQTHRQDQLSVWIKWCLIVHGGYLVTVPNLISSLSSLYSTLKRRSDLLPTFLGLQSRLLKTLNTLSVAEELLLDKQKDDEYLKQEEEYVEYNEELDDAGLIDDGEEDYEEYEDSNDEDDGSDDDAEENIEHSEKLTQEYLDASDKEEEGGYSDLETV; encoded by the coding sequence ATGTCTAGCAATACTACTCCAATAGTTCTGTCTAGCTATGATGCCTCGGGCCAATATTTTGGCTACGTTTCTGTTGCTTTAGATAGACAAAGAATCGCAATCGAACCTGTTCAAAAGAGTGGAAATTTATCAACTATTGTTGGTGCTGATAAcaattactttttattagatGACTCAAGTCACAACGTTTCTACTTTGGAATGGTACTATTCTTCTAGCGCCGATGCTCAGTGTATTGCTTTGGGTTTAAATATAGGTGAAATTTGGATCTATTCACCACTTGCGAACGATGTTATACATAAATTTTCTACAGGTAATTCTCGTgcaattaaagatattaaagttCAAGGCAATAGTTTATGGTGTATTGATGCAGACGATGTCTTTTATGAATTCGATATAgagaattttcaattaacaCAGCATTTTAAGGTAGAAAACtgttttcaattgaataagTTATGTCTTTTACCTAAAGATtcgaaaaaattattagttgCATCTCATTCAATTTACTTGGTCgatatttccaaaaaagaaattattctaACATTCCCTGGCCATGTCTTACCAGTTACTATTCTCAAATTGCTATCTAGCGACTTTTTCTTGAGTGGTGCACACAATGATAgatttttaaatgtttATGATCTCAATACTGGTTTAGCTAAATCTATTTTAGTTGCTCAGTCGAACGTTCTAGAGCTATCTCATATTGGCCAAGATAATATTGCAATTACAACAGAAGATGGAATGGTAGAACTATTTATCGATCCATtagttaataataagataaaAAGAAGAGCCGCAAAATCTAAGCAATCTAATAAACAAATCAGGTTTAAAGCGGATCGGGAAATTCCTACCCCAGTGATTAATGTTTTTATCAATcaagatattttgaatGTCACACTGGTACAAGGTGCATCTGTCccaatttttaaacaatttcaatataagGAACTACCTTCTGAACATACTGAAATggtttcattattaataagtAACAAGAGTTCAAATAAGTTACTATATACTAATGATGTTTCTTCAGCAATCAATTATGCAGAGCGTAGCGTCAAAGTTACATCTGGTGATAACTTTAAGCATGTTACAGACGCTATAAAGGAGTGGGAATTAGAAGGAGATGAAGAAGAGAAAAAGGGTGAAGATGGACCAGTTTTTAAAGCGTTTATTGATGATTTAGATTCTATGTCACTGCAAAACATCGCAAGTAAAACtggtaaaaaaatcaaaggtggaaattttgaaaagagaGCTGCTGGTACTATGTCTGTTGTTTTAACACAAGCATTACAATCAAATGATCACACTCTCTTAGAAACTGTATTAAGCCGttcaaatacaaatgcCATTAAAGATACTATTTTTAGATTAAAACCCGTTTTAGCTGTTGTGTTATTGGAAAGATTAGCTGAAAAAATTGCTAGACAGACACATAGACAAGATCAACTTAGTGTTTGGATCAAATGGTGCTTGATCGTACACGGTGGTTATTTAGTTACCGTTCCTAATTtgatttcttcattatccTCCCTTTATTCAACCTTAAAAAGACGCTCTGATTTATTACCAACATTTTTAGGATTACAAAGTAGATTACTCAAAACCTTAAATACGTTATCTGTTGCTGAAGAActtttattagataaacaaaaagatgatgaataCTTGAAACAGGAAGAAGAATATGTTGAATATAACgaagaattagatgatGCGGGCTTAATAGATGACGGTGAAGAAGATTATGAAGAATACGAAGATAGTAATGATGAGGATGATGGAAGCGATGACGACGCTGAAGAGAATATTGAGCATTCTGAGAAACTAACACAGGAATATTTAGATGCAAGTGATAAAGAGGAGGAAGGAGGCTACAGTGATCTTGAAACTGTTTAA
- the SXM1 gene encoding Sxm1p (similar to Saccharomyces cerevisiae SXM1 (YDR395W); ancestral locus Anc_5.488), producing the protein MSNEDAILACIEQTMVADAKLIREAENQLNEYQKQDGFTTFLLNVIGNEAISANIRLSSAIYMKNKLQRCWGSKREAGIKSEEQQAIKQKLVEVLVKVIDNNHLRPALTESVRAILNNNDPWNLTGVINELLKSGEQQYTYAGLLLLFEVCIAHRWDMSDNRSEIDEVISQVFPTIEGIASQLVNREDYKSNELLYLILKCFKYACLNNFPAYFKDINKVNAWIEMHLFVCAKQFPKEVLDLEPADRSLDKRVKVNKWGFGNLYKFISKYSRTTKAISEEFNSYVISNLTPVIIQQYFKIIQSWKEGTLWLSEASLFYLIEFFEKCLVEDSLYQHIEPHIQIIIENIIFSCVCATKESMELLEDDPEEYTRRYFDLNKEGSTSDVASTDFIYVIGHKRPEKLNSILPFVSEILQSYSTNSDNLECAFKQEGALRMISSLFTQLDENTELEAIFSNFIVPLLSQNNYQFLLARSLETIAQYTKKFEDMGTLSKIFELTYNHFMNSDVLPVRVEAADALKTLIIANPDIHSHISSQVPGITEKLLMLSKEFELDTLSEVIETFVEHFADELTPFAENLASSLVEQFLTLGNSILENSSSSYNAAEQDQEIQACALLQTMTTMVMSMTKVSLIDKFVPVVKFVIINAQISLLSEIVDLMDSLALSAQALFNQFTPTIWEIVHDVLDSFETYAMDYFESYLVFFETLVTYGFPKDQTFAEPFLTILSAKLESEIDYDVESVLDILVFYTLSMNDIPLFSKAIKAASVEELEIEDSQIIKLFLASLSVKPLETFQICESEGFTLALLTKWFDNKFASVFSTKLQILAILSVMKLPELPGSVIGYISQLSNKLVQLTEELPTAIRRRDAMAQGAEGLQEIFDNANADDDAFFEEYEDDLKETVLDDVNAFQEVANFFTQLQSVNPTRYQQVIGSLSEEKKNSLETIIEFVSTN; encoded by the coding sequence atgaGTAATGAGGATGCTATTTTAGCCTGCATTGAGCAGACAATGGTTGCAGATGCCAAGCTAATTAGAGAAGCTGAGAATCAACTTAATGAATATCAAAAACAAGATGGATTTACAACATTTTTACTAAATGTGATAGGCAACGAAGCTATTTCGGCTAATATCCGTTTATCATCTGCTATctatatgaaaaataaacttcAACGTTGTTGGGGTTCTAAACGTGAAGCAGGGATCAAATCAGAAGAGCAACAAGCAATTAAGCAAAAACTTGTTGAAGTCTTAGTTAAAGTCATTGATAACAATCATTTAAGACCTGCATTAACAGAATCAGTTAGAGCTATCTTAAACAATAATGATCCATGGAATTTAACCGGTGTTATTAATGAACTATTAAAGAGTGGTGAACAACAATATACATACGCAGGgttgctattattattcgaAGTATGCATTGCCCACAGGTGGGATATGAGTGATAATAGATCCGAAATTGATGAAGTCATTAGCCAAGTTTTCCCAACCATAGAAGGTATTGCATCTCAATTGGTCAACAGGGAAGATtataaatcaaatgaattactatatttaattttaaaatgttttaaatatgCATGCTTAAACAACTTTCCTGCTTACTTTAAAGATATAAACAAAGTTAATGCTTGGATCGAAATGCATTTATTTGTCTGTGCTAAGCAATTCCCAAAGGAAGTGTTAGATTTAGAACCTGCTGATCGTTCTCTAGATAAAAGAGTAAAGGTTAATAAGTGGGGTTTTGGGAATTtatacaaatttattagtAAGTATTCCAGAACCACAAAGGCAATATcagaagaatttaattcttaTGTTATTTCAAACTTAACTCCAGTTATTATTCAACagtattttaaaattatccaaTCATGGAAAGAGGGTACTTTATGGTTAAGCGAAGCCtctctattttatttaatcgaattttttgaaaaatgcCTTGTTGAAGATTCGCTTTATCAACATATAGAACCACatattcaaatcattatcgaaaatattattttctcttGTGTTTGTGCTACTAAAGAAAGTATGGAGTTATTAGAGGATGACCCAGAAGAATATACCAGaagatattttgatttaaacaAAGAGGGGTCAACATCTGATGTAGCATCTACTGATTTTATATATGTGATAGGCCACAAGAGAccagaaaaattaaattctattCTTCCATTTGTTAGCGAAATTTTACAAAGTTACTCTACCAATAGCGATAATCTTGAATGTGCATTCAAACAAGAAGGTGCACTTAGAATGATCTCTAGCTTATTTACCCAATTGGATGAAAATACTGAATTGGAAGCCATATTCTCTAACTTTATTGTACCTCTATTGTCCCAAAACAACTACCAATTCTTATTAGCTAGGTCGTTAGAGACTATTGCTCAATATACTAAGAAGTTCGAAGATATGGGTACcctttcaaaaatattcgAATTGACATACAACCATTTCATGAATAGCGATGTTTTGCCAGTTAGAGTTGAAGCAGCTGATGCTTTAAAGACTTTGATTATTGCTAATCCTGACATACATAGCCACATCAGTTCACAAGTTCCAGGCATCACCGAAAAACTATTGATGCTATccaaagaatttgaattagataCCTTATCTGAGGTTATCGAAACTTTCGTTGAACATTTTGCTGATGAATTGACCCCATTTGCTGAAAATTTAGCATCCAGTTTGGTTGAGCAATTTTTGACATTAGGTAACAgtatattagaaaattcaaGCTCCAGTTATAATGCTGCTGAGCAGGACCAAGAAATTCAAGCTTGTGCTTTATTACAAACAATGACCACTATGGTTATGTCAATGACAAAGGTTTCCTTAATTGACAAATTTGTTCCCGTAGTTAAATTCGTCATCATTAATGCtcaaatttcattattgaGTGAAATTGTCGACTTAATGGACTCTTTGGCATTATCCGCACAGGCCCTATTCAACCAGTTTACTCCAACCATTTGGGAAATAGTCCACGACGTCCTTGATTCATTTGAAACATACGCCATGgattattttgaatcatATTTAGTATTCTTCGAAACCTTAGTTACTTATGGTTTCCCAAAAGATCAGACCTTTGCTGAACCATTCTTGACAATTTTGTCTGCAAAACTTGAAAGTGAAATTGATTACGATGTTGAAAGTGTTTTAGATATTCTGGTGTTCTACACTTTATCTATGAACGATATTccattattttccaaagcTATTAAGGCTGCATCTGTTGAAGAGCTAGAAATAGAAGATTCTCAAATAATTAAACTATTTCTAGCATCATTATCTGTCAAACCATTGGAGACCTTCCAAATATGTGAGTCAGAAGGCTTTACTTTGGCTCTTCTAACAAAGTggtttgataataaatttgcaAGTGTCTTTTCCActaaattacaaatattagCAATTCTTTCGGTTATGAAATTGCCAGAACTACCAGGCTCTGTAATTGGATACATATCACAATTATCAAACAAATTAGTCCAATTGACGGAGGAATTACCAACTGCTATTAGAAGACGTGACGCAATGGCTCAAGGTGCAGAAGGCTTACAAGAAATATTCGATAATGCAAATGCTGATGACGACGCTTTCTTTGAGGAATATGAAGACGATTTGAAAGAAACTGTCTTGGATGACGTTAATGCTTTCCAAGAGGTtgctaatttttttacacAACTACAAAGTGTTAACCCCACTAGATACCAACAGGTTATTGGTTCCTTGTCagaagaaaagaagaataGTTTGGAGACTATCATAGAATTTGTTtcaacaaattaa